caatgaacatgtAGGAAATGATCACAATCAAGAAGGTGGCCATGGCAATGACTCCAGAGAAGGTTAAGAGCAACAATTCGTTCATGGAAGTATCAGAACATGACAGCTTTAGGAGTGGGGGAACGTCACAGAAGAAGTGGCTGACAACATTGGACCCACAAAAAGACAGTCTGCCCAAGCTTATTGTGTGTGTCAATGAGTTAATCATTCCACCTATGAATGACCCAATGACCATCCCTACACACTTCCTCTTAGACATGACTACATTGTAAAGCAAAGGGTTGACAATGGCCACATAACGGTCATAGGCCATCACTGACAACAAGAAGCCTTCTGCGGTGATAAACACCCCAAAACACAAATGTTGCACTATGCAGGCAGAGAATGAGATGGTTTCCCTCACAACCCAGAAGCTGATCAGCATTTTTGGTGCGATAACAGATGAATAGCAGGCATCTACAAATGAGAGGCAGctgaggaaaaagtacatgggtgtgtggagCTTGGGAGTGATTTGGATTATGAAGATCATGCCCAGATTCCCCACCAAGGTAATGGCATAAATCACCAAGAACAacacaaaaaatataattttcaggtCAGCACGGTCTGTCAGTCCCAAAAGATTGAATTCAGTAACAGCTGTGAAATTCTTTTCTGCCATTTGGTAATTCCTTATCTTGAActctggaatgaaaaaaaataaggggaTTAGAAGGGACAGGACAATCCGGTATTTCTTAAAGacaaatagaaatatatgtaGAGTTGTGTCcttgaataaattattattttgcagaatctgtctcttcatttgtttatttattgttaaagattttatttatttatttgtgtgtgagagagagagagagcatgaacagggtgaagggcagtgggtgagagaggaagaagcagacctccactgagcagggaatccaatccagaaaatcccaggaccctgagatcatgacctgagctcaaggcagatgcttcaccaatgagccacccaggacccaaAGGTCTCCTCATTTATAAAGTAGGAGCTTGATtagattcttaattttttttcagtgttgcttATGATTCTATCCCACAAGGAAATACATACAAAAgcatttatgctttaaaaaatttcaggCTGACTCTAAAGTTCTATAGGAAGGTGATACCAGCATGAGGGACACTAAGGGTAAGtgaaaggaaattgaaaaattaaattcaagccttattttcaactctttgtttttaaatataagagaAGTAAAttacaagaagatctaaaatcaTCTGTACTGTCAACTATGTAGTTAATCCACAAAAGCACTATGATGTAACCAGAGAATTGACAAAGCTTATACAGCAGGGGTTGCCCTTCAAGATGATGTCATGATACTTCTTAAAGTACATGGATCTCTGGCCTCTTCTGATGCCTCCAGATGAGCAGCATGGAAGGACACTCTCAGTGGCATCACCTTCTCTGAGACCCAGAGCACTGAAAACTATATCTTGCCTAAATGGAATAGTTAGAAGATTCCAGAAGTCACCCAAAcccctgaataaataaattttatatttatgtttgctATTAGCTTGTCACTATATAAATGCTTATACAGATAATGTATATGCTATTTAATATAATTGATTATttgttatatacatgtatatataaatataagtccATGTTTATAAAAGCTctcacacacaatatatatatagaaaagttaaaatttaaaatgtatgtagCCACAGTCATCTATTGCACTGGAACACTTTTCTCATATCCTTTATATGATAAGTATATATGGCCCTTTTGGTTTTCTAAATCCAATTATCATTAGTTTGGTTTCTTATACTTTTTATTCAACTTGTATTCTATTTCTGTAAGAACTGATATATCCATAATAGAATAGAACTCTCTCTcccatattttacatttaagcatgtatttttaaaaatgaaataaaaacaatgataaagTTTGGTTTATttaaatgtccacaatagccaaactatggaaagaacctagatgtccatcaacagatgaatggataaagaagaggtggtatatatatacaatggagtactatgctgccatcaaaagaaatgaaatcttgccatttgcaacaaatggATGTtgttggatggaactagagggtattatgctaagtgaaataagtcaatcagagaaagacaattgtcataagATCTCTCTGAAATGAGGAACTTGAGAAGCGGGGGGGGTGGTtgtggggagaagcagaaaaaaatgaaacaagatgagacagggaagggagacaaactataagatattcttaatctcatgaaataaactgaaggttgctgaagGGAGAGGGGTGAAAGGAATAGGATGGCTGGATAATGGACACTGGGGAccttggagagggtatgtgctttggtgagtgctgtgaattgtgtaagattgatgattcacagacatgtacccctgaaacaaataatacattatatgtcaatttaaagaaatttttaaaaaattggtttatttatattctattgacttattttaaataatatattttagttgccacaaaagagaaatgattaACATCTATTTCTAAAGAGAAATGATTAACATTAACTCAATAATTCAAATATGTTGTTATCACTTACTGACTTACTGACTTTGGCAAATTCACTTATTTTCTCTCAGACAGCATATAATTATACCTACAGCACATGATTATTGAAAAAATTAGGAGATATTGCAAGCAAAATTCTAAATGTTGTTTTGAGTGTGTAAGAGCTCAAATTATAGCTATCAGATAGTAAGATAGATAAATAATAGAAAGATAGATGAGAGAGATAGataatggatagatagatgataggtagtAGAAGATACGTAAGTAGGTAGATAAGCAATATACTGATAGGTAATTGCTATGTGAGTTTTTTCTAGGGGAAGGTATGAATGAATATAAATCATGAAAAAAGTACTTTAATCAGCCAATTTACCTTTCTCCATTTTAGATctctcattcattttatttaaaatggttatTAAATGTAAATGCATATGGATGGTTTAACATTTTCTTTGACAAATTACTAACCCATAAATTTTTACAATTTCTTATATGCATCTTAGAAAATACCAAAACATTCACCAAAGTGCATGAGTactttcaacaaataatgttaaTCCCAGACTTTTCAAAACTAAATATAGTATTTGTCCATCACATCTGACCTATCCTGTACAGTAGCCAgtcatgtaaatatttaaatagaaactgAATCAAATTTCAATTCTGTGAACTAGTCCCCATTCAAGTGCTCAATACCCATATATGACCAGTAACCATTATCCTGAACAGCACAAATCATAGACATTCCCATCACTGCAGAAAGTCGTATTGGTTAGAGTTCTCATGTAACTATCTGACTCACCTTTTCAGAACACCTATTGAAAAACACTTCTGAAGGTAAGATTATCTATTGTTGACAGTTTTCATtgtaaacataactttaaaaaatgacatttctgaaaGGAATTTACAAATTCAATTCTATCATTTTGGGGGGGGATGTCCATCCTCTGCAAAATTTAAGGTGATGTTGAAATAGAATTGGATGATAGAGTGAGGAGTTAGATGAAATGAcctctaacatttttttaaaaggttttatttatttgagaaagagaaagagagagagagcgcaccagaggggagagggtcagagggagaagcagactccccgctgagcagagagcctgatgtggaatttgatcctgggactctaggatcatgactggagctgaaggcagttgcttaactgactgagccaaccaggcgccctgaCCTCTAACATTTTAACACCCTTATGATTCTGtcagatttaaaacaaattttctaaCTGATCTACTTCCTATGAGgaaattccaaattaaaaaattatgaaagaagtTGAACTTACCAAAAACTACTTTAAACTTTCAGCTTTAGAAACTTCATATCTTTTTCTCTGGCTTTTCACTCTTTAgtcaaaaacaatttaaattaatGATAATATAATATACAGAGTAATTATATTGATAGTATATATCTGAAGATAACCCCAGGTACAATAATTGAAGGCAAATCTTATCTATTAATGCACAAAAAGCAgaataataaactaataaatacaGTTTTAGCATATTCAGTTTTTTCCTCTAAGAGGACAAATTTGGATATATTTGGATAGGGGACagctatatgtttatatatatacactttagtAGGGCCTCTGAGAAACTCAAGGACCACTCCCACATTATAGGGTAACTAATGAAAGCTTAGGAAACATTATTTCTCAAAGGACTTTACATTTTCCCATGATTCATATACTGCCCTAATGGGTATAATTAACTCACATGCTAGAAAGAACTTAAGAAAATATcaagcaaaatttttttttttaattttttggggagATGTTTGAAATTCAGCAAAATATAATGGGAACAATAATGAAGATAAGCTGTTCAATAGAAAAGTAAATTACTGGAATGATAAATAGATATTTCTAGGTTTGTTACAAACTTTGTCTTTACGCAGATGTTCAAGATAAGGAAACTGACAAATGTTACGACTTTAAAGCAACACATACATCCACAGTAAACAAGCAAATTCTGATGGTTGGGACACATATCGCTATTCTCAGTTTAACATGCAGAATGAGTTGGCAGAAATTTTGCTAGAAATCCTGTTCAGAGTCAGTGTTTATGATGTAGGGAAGATGTTGGGGTTTGGAGCCAACAGCCAAAatagaattcttgagacatccttGGTGCAAAAAGgaggttttattaaagcatggggacaggatccacgggcagaaagagctgcactggggtcatgaggagctGCTCATTATTTACTTTCAAGTTGAGTGGGTTAAGGATAGCATAAGCAtcccaggtattttggaaacaaggtttttAGGACCTTGAGGGgactagctattgttaggaaaaggtcatttattactgtttagttaaaactcagtcatgagacccttcagatggaGATCAGTGAGTCATTTGTTTGGAGGATGATTGTGAACATGCATCTTGCGGGAAAGAGATAAAGGAAGGttcaaaaggaatttttatacGTTAAAGTAG
The genomic region above belongs to Neovison vison isolate M4711 chromosome 7, ASM_NN_V1, whole genome shotgun sequence and contains:
- the LOC122914442 gene encoding olfactory receptor 1052; protein product: MAEKNFTAVTEFNLLGLTDRADLKIIFFVLFLVIYAITLVGNLGMIFIIQITPKLHTPMYFFLSCLSFVDACYSSVIAPKMLISFWVVRETISFSACIVQHLCFGVFITAEGFLLSVMAYDRYVAIVNPLLYNVVMSKRKCVGMVIGSFIGGMINSLTHTISLGRLSFCGSNVVSHFFCDVPPLLKLSCSDTSMNELLLLTFSGVIAMATFLIVIISYMFIVFAILKIRSAAGRQKVFSTCASHLTAVTIFYGTLSFSYIQSSSQYSVEQEKVVSVFYTLVIPMLNPLIYSLRNKEVKGAVGRAIEIKHFSC